Part of the Paenibacillus sp. YPG26 genome, ATTTTACTGTAAATTGGTTCTTTTTATATGTCAATTTCAGTTTTATGCTGAGAGTAACAAACAGCAGACGGCGTCAGCCACTCTATTCACTTAAGGGGGATATCAGATGAGAAGGAAAGAATTCACAGTAACCGAGGAGCAGGAAATTGAGCAGTTTCTGTTCTCGCAGAGCTTCGGGTTTCTCGGGACCACGGACCAGGACGGGTGGAGCCGGGTTACCCCGCTAAACTTTGCTTACGGACAAGGGGTGTTTTATTTCCACGGCAGTCTGGCCGGCGAGAAGATGAAGCATCTTACAGCCGATAACCGGGTAAGCTTCACTGTGGCCGAGGAATATGCGCGAATTCCCTCTTATTACACCGATCCGGTCAAGGCTTGTCCGGCAACGGCTTTTTTCAAGAGTGTGATGGTGAAGGGCAGAGCGGAGAGGATTACGGA contains:
- a CDS encoding pyridoxamine 5'-phosphate oxidase family protein — its product is MRRKEFTVTEEQEIEQFLFSQSFGFLGTTDQDGWSRVTPLNFAYGQGVFYFHGSLAGEKMKHLTADNRVSFTVAEEYARIPSYYTDPVKACPATAFFKSVMVKGRAERITDLTEKAEALTLFMKKLQPEGGYAQIDAADPAYAGELKAVSVVRIIPEQITAKFKFGQNMNEEKRSQITQGLLERNQGKDRETVHLMTQFCPFHKE